One segment of Engraulis encrasicolus isolate BLACKSEA-1 chromosome 7, IST_EnEncr_1.0, whole genome shotgun sequence DNA contains the following:
- the kl gene encoding klotho — MKNIAALLVGLLIFCGITWTSASAGDGLRTWERFKRLSSPGDEAFLYDTFPENFMWSVGTAAYQVEGAHDKDGKGLSIWDTFNRGGTRIVKGDVGSDSYHNIPADIRALELLGVSHYRFSLSWSRIFPNGSLSSYNEKGANYYKKLINSLKEIKVEPVVTIYHWDLPENLQAVFGGWGNPMLVDLFKEYAGFCFKTYGDDVKYWITIDNPFVVAWHGYGTGKAAPGIKNDLDLPYTVGHNLLKAHAAAWHTYDKHYRAKQGGKVSMALASHWVKPSRNRPESRWACQCSLEFVLGWFAHPLFVDGDYPPCMRQELSDDLPVFTAAERQHIRGTADFFALSHGPSLSFQLNASFLFGQQEVLDLRMLLYWIHSQYSRPPIFVVESGWFVQTTTKTKDAMYITYLKRFIMDTLKSIKYDNVTVIGYTAWSLLDGFEWYREYAIRRGLYYVDFNTPNLRREPKTSATFYGKVIEKNGFPLLPEHQPVQGVFPCNFAWGVAANQVEIDTTPTQFADPGVYMWNSSGNGELLRLEGVMAPPLRPVRHCVDYASIRQQVADVRRLRVSHFHFSLNWSSITPTGRASEANTTLLAYYHCFVSELSRANVTPVVTLCHHTERSSIPPQLEGGWESKDTVQAFAEYARLCYHWLGEHVKMWITVSEANVDSLGFTAGHHVLLAHATAWRLYDREFRPRHGGRVSLALYMDWMEPAVSFSRQDVEPAERVLAFKVGWFAEPVFGRGEYPPLMRRWLQHRNSMDLISYQLPVFTEEERRLVRGTYDFFALTHYTTWMVMDGTSHKMLEVQLSNDATWVKARLDGASVVPFGLRKALGWVHTHYRDVPVYIMANGVKEEPAHFKDSLRVYYLYNYINEALKAYILDGVNLQGYFAYALNDRLDPGFGMYGHVQGEVIEKASLGNYRHIIAHHGFPDPDAPLQQCPGHPDDTCHFHGCQLLAKRSVVGFLSLVGSALVLTMGLTLYYATRRH, encoded by the exons ATGAAAAACATTGCCGCGTtgttggtaggcctacttattttctGCGGCATAACATGGACATCTGCCAGTGCCGGAGATGGGCTGCGCACCTGGGAGAGGTTCAAACGGCTGTCTTCTCCCGGGGACGAGGCGTTTTTGTACGACACATTTCCAGAAAACTTCATGTGGTCAGTGGGCACTGCCGCTTACCAGGTCGAAGGGGCTCACGACAAGGATGGGAAAGGGCTGTCAATCTGGGACACCTTCAACCGAGGTGGGACTCGGATAGTGAAGGGAGACGTTGGGAGCGATAGCTATCACAACATCCCCGCTGATATCCGCGCCCTGGAACTTCTTGGCGTGAGTCACtatcgcttctctctctcctggtcgAGAATTTTCCCGAATGGAAGTCTGAGCAGCTACAACGAAAAAGGAGCAAACTATTACAAAAAGCTGATTAACAGTTTGAAGGAAATTAAAGTGGAGCCTGTAGTTACAATCTATCATTGGGATTTGCCCGAGAACCTACAGGCTGTCTTTGGTGGTTGGGGTAATCCTATGCTCGTGGATTTATTCAAAGAGTATGCAGGATTTTGCTTCAAAACGTACGGCGATGATGTAAAATACTGGATCACAATTGACAATCCATTTGTGGTTGCTTGGCATGGATATGGGACAGGGAAGGCAGCCCCTGGAATAAAGAATGACCTGGACTTGCCTTACACAGTTGGGCACAATCTCCTCAAG GCCCATGCTGCAGCTTGGCACACCTATGACAAACACTACCGGGCCAAGCAAGGGGGAAAGGTATCGATGGCGCTGGCCTCGCACTGGGTAAAGCCCAGCCGGAACCGGCCAGAGAGCCGCTGGGCCTGCCAGTGCTCGCTGGAATTCGTGCTGGgctggttcgcgcaccccctcttCGTGGACGGCGACTACCCGCCATGCATGCGGCAGGAGCTCTCCGACGACCTCCCCGTCTTCACGGCAGCGGAGAGGCAGCACATCCGCGGCACTGCCGACTTCTTTGCCCTCTCTCACGGGCCGTCGCTCAGCTTTCAGCTCAACGCCAGTTTTCTTTTTGGGCAGCAGGAAGTGTTGGATTTGCGAATGCTGTTGTATTGGATTCACAGCCAGTACAGCAGGCCGCCCATTTTTGTGGTGGAGAGCGGTTGGTTTGTGCAGACCACCACTAAAACAAAGGATGCCATGTACATCACATACCTAAAGAGGTTTATAATGGAcacactgaaat CCATCAAGTACGACAATGTGACGGTGATTGGCTACACGGCCTGGTCTTTGCTGGACGGCTTCGAGTGGTATCGGGAGTACGCCATCCGGCGCGGGCTCTACTACGTGGACTTCAACACGCCTAACCTGCGCAGGGAGCCCAAGACCTCCGCCACCTTCTACGGCAAGGTCATCGAGAAGAACGGCTTCCCCCTGCTGCCCGAACACCAGCCCGTCCAGGGTGTCTTCCCCTGCAACTTCGCCTGGGGGGTGGCTGCCAATCAAGTAGAG ATCGACACCACCCCTACCCAGTTCGCGGACCCCGGCGTCTACATGTGGAACAGCTCTGGCAACGGGGAACTGCTGCGTCTGGAGGGGGTCATGGCCCCTCCCCTCCGGCCCGTCCGACACTGTGTGGACTACGCCTCCATCCGCCAGCAG GTGGCAGACGTGCGGCGCCTGCGCGTCTCGCACTTCCACTTCTCCCTCAACTGGTCGTCCATCACGCCCACAGGGCGCGCGTCCGAGGCCAACACCACCCTGCTGGCCTACTACCACTGCTTCGTCAGCGAGCTAAGCCGAGCCAACGTCACACCTGTAGTTACCCTGTGCCACCACACGGAGCGCTCTAGCATTCCACCACAACTGGAGGGCGGCTGGGAGAGCAAAGACACTGTGCAG GCGTTTGCCGAGTACGCGCGGCTCTGCTACCACTGGCTGGGCGAGCATGTGAAGATGTGGATTACCGTGTCGGAGGCCAACGTGGACAGCCTAGGCTTCACCGCGGGCCACCACGTGCTCTTGGCACACGCCACGGCCTGGCGCCTGTATGACCGCGAATTCCGCCCGCGGCATGGTGGGCGCGTGTCCCTGGCGCTCTACATGGACTGGATGGAGCCCGCTGTGTCTTTCAGCCGACAGGACGTGGAGCCAGCCGAGCGCGTCCTCGCCTTCAAG gtgGGCTGGTTCGCCGAGCCCGTGTTTGGCCGAGGGGAGTACCCGCCGCTGATGCGCCGCTGGCTGCAGCACCGCAACTCCATGGACCTGATCAGCTACCAGCTGCCTGTCTTCACGGAGGAGGAGCGGAGGCTGGTCAGGGGCACCTACGACTTCTTCGCCCTCACCCACTACACCACCTGGATGGTCATGGACGGCACCTCGCACAAGATGCTGGAG GTGCAGCTGTCCAACGACGCCACCTGGGTGAAGGCGCGCTTGGACGGGGCCTCGGTGGTGCCCTTCGGTCTGCGCAAGGCCCTGGGCTGGGTGCACACCCACTACCGCGACGTGCCCGTCTACATCATGGCTAACGGGGTGAAGGAAGAGCCGGCACACTTCAAGGACAGCCTGCGCGTGTACTACCTGTACAACTACATCAACGAGGCTCTGAAAG CCTACATCTTAGATGGGGTGAATCTACAGGGCTACTTCGCGTACGCCCTTAACGACCGTCTGGACCCGGGCTTTGGCATGTACGGCCATGTGCAGGGGGAAGTGATTGAGAAGGCGTCGCTAGGCAACTACCGCCACATCATCGCCCACCATGGCTTCCCCGACCCGGACGCGCCCCTGCAGCAGTGCCCGGGACACCCCGACGACACCTGCCACTTCCACGGCTGCCAGCTATTGGCCAAGCGTTCGGTGGTGGGCTTCCTGTCATTGGTGGGTTCGGCGCTGGTTCTCACCATGGGCCTGACGCTGTACTACGCCACCAGGAGGCACTGA